One region of Camelina sativa cultivar DH55 chromosome 6, Cs, whole genome shotgun sequence genomic DNA includes:
- the LOC104793474 gene encoding 14 kDa proline-rich protein DC2.15-like, which translates to MASKALAVTALLLTLNLLFFTFVTSTKCPPTTPKPTKPPKSPKKDSAVKPTCPTDTLKLGVCADLLGLVNVLIGSPPKTPCCSLLQGLANLEAAVCLCTAIKANVVGINLNVPIDLSLLLNYCGKKLPYGFQCD; encoded by the coding sequence ATGGCTTCTAAGGCTCTTGCAGTTACAGCTCTTCTTCTCACActtaatcttcttttcttcacttttgTAACCTCCACAAAATGTCCACCAACTACTCCTAAACCCACTAAACCCCCAAAGTCTCCAAAGAAGGACTCTGCGGTTAAACCCACTTGTCCTACCGACACACTTAAGCTAGGTGTTTGCGCAGACTTATTGGGTTTAGTTAACGTTCTTATTGGTTCTCCACCTAAGACTCCTTGTTGTTCACTTCTTCAAGGTCTTGCTAATCTCGAAGCTGCGGTTTGTCTCTGCACCGCTATTAAAGCCAATGTCGTGGGGATTAATCTCAATGTTCCAATTGATCTAAGCTTGCTCTTGAACTATTGTGGCAAGAAACTTCCTTACGGTTTCCAATGTGATTGA